TCACCGATCACCCCGGTGTCGGACAGGTCGTCGGCCAACCAGCCGAACTTCACGGGGCCGGTGAAGCCGATGTGCTGGCACCCGGCCAACCCGGTCGGGACCCTGGCCTCGGCCACGGACATGTCGACGAGTTCCGGTCGCAGATGGAGCATCATCGACGTCTCGGCCCACCCGGCGTGGATCCCCATGCCGAGCTCGGTGGGACCGGGGACAGCTCTGCCTGCGTAGAGGAACGTCCGCAGGCCGCTGCGTCTGCGCAGTTCCCGCAGCGCCACCTCCAGCAGGGCGGAATTGCCGCCGTGACAGTTGACGAAGAGCACGCGGCCGAACCCGCTGGCACTCAGCGCCGAGCCGAGTTCACGGACTTGGGACAGCAGCGTGTCCGCGGTGATCCACATCGCCCCGGGGAACGAGGAGTGCTCGTCGCTCTTGGTGTACCCGAGGGCGGGCATGAGCCAGGCGTCGACCCCCGCCCCGGCCGCGGCGGCGGCCACTGCCCGGGCGGCCACCTCCTCGGCCACGATCAGGTCGGTGGCCAGGGGCAGGTGGGGGCCGTGGGGTTCGATCGCGCCGGTGGGGATGACGGCGATGGGGTCGCCCCGGCCCACCCGTGCCGCCTCGACGGTGCTGAGGTCGGCGTAGCGCCGTGCGGGCCCGATCATTCCTCCCACCGCCCGGGATTGAGCAGGCCCTGCGGATCGGTCCGGGCCGCCAGTGCCCGCACCTCCTCGGTGCCGTGGTCGACACGGTACTGGTGCGGCGAGTGGACCCTCACCCCCAGCTTCTCCAGGACCGGCACGCCCGCGTAGGCGGCCTCCGGGTCGGTGTAGTGCCCGTTGAGCATGCCGAACATCCGGCCGTGGCCGGCCTCGAGGTGCAGGGTCCCCCCCGGGTAGACGGCCTCGA
This Dietzia psychralcaliphila DNA region includes the following protein-coding sequences:
- a CDS encoding creatininase family protein, which encodes MIGPARRYADLSTVEAARVGRGDPIAVIPTGAIEPHGPHLPLATDLIVAEEVAARAVAAAAAGAGVDAWLMPALGYTKSDEHSSFPGAMWITADTLLSQVRELGSALSASGFGRVLFVNCHGGNSALLEVALRELRRRSGLRTFLYAGRAVPGPTELGMGIHAGWAETSMMLHLRPELVDMSVAEARVPTGLAGCQHIGFTGPVKFGWLADDLSDTGVIGDPTGAEPDTGARLVADHVATVVGALAEIAVFDPARGVPGADLGVVAAAGGAR